The following coding sequences lie in one Chloroflexota bacterium genomic window:
- a CDS encoding PAC2 family protein, which translates to MGIRLWKEPVLEKPDMVACWPGIGNIGALAVDTLRTQIGVEELGDIEPWDFFYPRKVIIKAGVITDMEFPGGRFYYKKGEGRDLIIFVAEEQPTDGGRMYAEGRKAYEMGGLVLDVAERFGCRRVYTSGAAVALTHHAVRPRVWAVTTTESLIQDLKSCENTVLMSEIEGIRGGGSITGMNGLLLGMAGRRGFEAVCLMGEIPDYLSGIPFPYPRASRSVLEVLTRFLGLGINYESLDRMTAQVDGFIESICESLPPPMKERIGQRRIARQVRPEAITEEDAKWIKEHVDELFKKGDTGGERPS; encoded by the coding sequence TTGGGAATCAGACTCTGGAAAGAGCCAGTGCTGGAGAAACCGGATATGGTGGCCTGCTGGCCCGGGATCGGGAATATCGGCGCCCTTGCCGTTGACACCCTGAGAACCCAGATCGGCGTGGAGGAATTAGGAGACATAGAGCCCTGGGACTTTTTCTACCCCAGGAAGGTCATCATCAAGGCCGGTGTGATTACCGATATGGAGTTCCCTGGCGGCAGGTTCTACTACAAGAAGGGCGAAGGCAGGGATTTGATCATCTTTGTTGCAGAGGAACAGCCCACCGATGGGGGCAGAATGTATGCCGAGGGGAGAAAGGCTTATGAGATGGGTGGTCTGGTCCTGGATGTGGCGGAAAGGTTCGGCTGCCGCAGGGTCTATACCTCAGGCGCAGCCGTGGCTCTGACCCACCATGCAGTCAGACCAAGGGTCTGGGCAGTGACCACCACAGAGTCTCTGATCCAGGACCTGAAGAGTTGTGAGAATACCGTCCTCATGAGCGAGATCGAGGGCATCAGAGGCGGCGGCAGCATTACCGGCATGAACGGGCTCCTGCTGGGAATGGCCGGGAGGAGGGGTTTTGAGGCTGTCTGTTTGATGGGCGAGATACCGGATTATCTCTCCGGGATTCCCTTCCCCTACCCCAGAGCCTCGAGGTCGGTGCTGGAAGTCCTCACCCGTTTCCTGGGGCTCGGGATCAATTATGAGTCCCTTGACAGGATGACGGCCCAGGTCGATGGTTTTATAGAAAGCATCTGCGAGAGCCTGCCACCGCCGATGAAGGAGAGGATCGGGCAGAGGAGGATTGCCAGGCAGGTCAGGCCGGAGGCGATAACCGAAGAGGATGCGAAGTGGATCAAAGAACACGTGGACGAACTCTTCAAGAAGGGAGATACCGGTGGTGAAAGACCCTCTTAA